Proteins encoded by one window of Vibrio algicola:
- the ppc gene encoding phosphoenolpyruvate carboxylase, whose amino-acid sequence MNEKYDALKSNVRMLGDILGNTIQEAHGDVILEKVETIRKLSKSATAGSQEREDLIEEIKNLPNEQLTPVAHAFSQFLNLTNIAEQYHTISRHCEEQVCEPDAINTLFGKLANNDISKEDTAQAIKELNIELVLTAHPTEIARRTMINKLVKINQCLSQLEHSDLSPRERLKTERRLEGLIAQSWHSDVIRQQRPTPLDEAKWGFAVVENSLWEAVPAFLREFDDRLKGHLGEGLAIDARPVHFTNWMGGDRDGNPNVTHPITQEVLLLSRWKAADLFLGDIQELITELSIVQCNQQVRDLAGDAHEPYRAILKGLRTLLTNTTTVLDAQINGEDVPNLPILTTVDQLWDPLLACYQSLRECGMSVIAEGTIVDTLRRVKAFGVHLVRLDIRQESTRHCDAIAEMTQFLELGDYAQWSEDEKVAFLIKELSSKRPLLPRNWQPSAEVQEVLDTCRVMAQHPREAFGAYVISMARTASDVLAVHLLLQECGCKFRMDVCPLFETLDDLNHSEVVMKQLYSLEWYRDFINNHQMVMIGYSDSAKDAGVMSAGWAQYDAMDKLVKVSDAEGIELTLFHGRGGTVGRGGAPAHAALLSQPPRSLKGGLRVTEQGEMIRFKLGLPDVAVNSFNLYASAILEANLLPPPEPKKEWRDLMDVLSEVSCEAYRGIVQGEPDFVPYFRAATPEQELGKLPLGSRPAKRNPQGGVESLRAIPWIFSWSQNRLVLPAWLGAGEAIQYSIDKGHQAMLEEMCREWPFFSTRLGMLEMVYSKCNIEVSRYYDQRLTDESLWPLGERLRTQLQKDIVTVLNVENNENLMQNDPWGLESIRLRNTYVEPLNMLQAELLYRTRQTDNPSPELEEALMLTIAGIAAGMRNTG is encoded by the coding sequence ATGAACGAGAAATATGACGCGTTAAAAAGCAACGTACGCATGCTGGGTGATATCCTAGGTAACACAATTCAAGAAGCACATGGTGATGTTATTCTTGAAAAAGTGGAGACCATTCGTAAACTATCAAAATCCGCTACGGCAGGAAGCCAAGAGCGTGAAGATTTGATAGAAGAGATCAAAAACTTACCCAATGAGCAACTCACTCCGGTTGCACACGCATTCAGCCAATTCCTAAATCTGACCAACATTGCCGAGCAATACCACACCATTTCACGTCATTGTGAAGAGCAAGTGTGCGAACCCGATGCAATTAATACTTTGTTTGGCAAATTAGCCAACAACGACATCAGTAAAGAAGACACCGCGCAAGCAATTAAAGAACTCAACATTGAACTAGTGCTTACCGCGCACCCGACTGAAATTGCCCGTCGCACCATGATCAATAAATTGGTCAAAATCAATCAGTGCTTATCGCAATTAGAACACAGTGATCTTTCTCCTCGCGAACGCCTTAAAACTGAGCGTCGCTTAGAAGGTTTAATTGCTCAATCTTGGCACTCTGATGTGATTCGTCAGCAACGCCCGACGCCATTAGATGAAGCTAAATGGGGCTTTGCCGTGGTGGAAAACTCATTATGGGAAGCCGTCCCTGCCTTCTTGCGTGAGTTTGATGATCGCCTTAAAGGTCACCTTGGTGAAGGCCTTGCTATTGATGCTCGCCCAGTGCATTTTACTAACTGGATGGGCGGCGATCGCGATGGTAACCCGAATGTGACGCACCCTATTACTCAAGAAGTACTGTTACTTTCTCGTTGGAAAGCGGCCGATTTATTCCTAGGTGATATTCAAGAATTAATCACTGAACTGTCTATCGTTCAATGTAACCAACAAGTCCGAGATCTTGCTGGCGATGCACACGAACCTTATCGCGCCATCTTAAAAGGTTTACGCACTTTATTGACCAATACCACCACGGTATTAGATGCCCAAATCAACGGCGAAGATGTGCCTAACCTGCCAATTTTAACCACGGTTGATCAGTTGTGGGATCCGCTTTTAGCCTGTTATCAATCACTACGCGAATGTGGCATGAGCGTGATTGCTGAAGGGACGATTGTTGATACTCTGCGTCGCGTTAAAGCCTTTGGTGTGCATCTTGTTCGTTTGGATATTCGCCAAGAAAGTACTCGTCATTGTGATGCGATCGCAGAAATGACTCAGTTCCTTGAACTTGGTGATTATGCTCAATGGTCTGAAGATGAAAAAGTGGCGTTCTTAATTAAAGAGCTCAGCTCAAAGCGCCCTCTCTTGCCGCGTAACTGGCAACCATCAGCGGAAGTTCAAGAAGTATTAGACACTTGTCGCGTCATGGCGCAGCACCCACGCGAAGCCTTTGGCGCTTATGTTATTTCAATGGCGCGTACTGCATCCGATGTGCTTGCAGTGCATTTACTATTACAAGAATGTGGCTGTAAATTCCGCATGGATGTGTGCCCATTATTCGAAACTTTAGATGATTTAAACCATTCTGAAGTGGTGATGAAGCAGTTGTACTCACTTGAGTGGTATCGTGATTTCATCAACAACCACCAAATGGTGATGATTGGTTATTCTGATTCAGCCAAAGATGCTGGCGTGATGTCAGCCGGTTGGGCGCAATACGATGCAATGGACAAACTGGTTAAAGTTTCAGACGCTGAAGGCATCGAGCTTACCTTGTTCCACGGCCGTGGCGGTACGGTTGGTCGTGGCGGTGCACCTGCCCATGCAGCATTACTGTCTCAGCCACCACGCAGCCTAAAAGGCGGTTTACGCGTCACAGAACAAGGCGAAATGATCCGCTTTAAACTGGGCTTACCGGATGTTGCAGTCAACAGCTTCAACTTATATGCCAGTGCGATTTTAGAAGCGAATTTACTTCCGCCTCCAGAGCCGAAAAAAGAATGGCGCGATCTGATGGATGTTTTATCTGAAGTCTCGTGTGAAGCTTACCGTGGCATAGTGCAAGGCGAACCCGATTTCGTGCCTTACTTCCGCGCGGCAACTCCAGAGCAAGAACTTGGCAAACTGCCATTAGGATCTCGCCCGGCTAAGCGTAATCCTCAAGGTGGGGTCGAAAGTTTGCGTGCTATTCCTTGGATTTTCTCATGGAGCCAAAACCGCTTAGTGCTACCTGCTTGGCTTGGCGCCGGTGAAGCGATCCAGTATTCGATCGATAAAGGTCATCAAGCGATGCTGGAAGAAATGTGTCGTGAGTGGCCGTTCTTCTCAACTCGTTTAGGCATGCTAGAAATGGTGTACTCGAAGTGTAATATCGAGGTATCGCGTTACTACGATCAGCGCCTAACCGATGAGTCATTATGGCCATTAGGTGAGCGTCTACGCACCCAATTGCAAAAAGATATCGTCACAGTTCTTAACGTGGAAAACAACGAAAATTTAATGCAAAACGACCCATGGGGGCTAGAATCCATTCGCCTACGCAACACGTATGTTGAACCACTCAACATGCTGCAAGCCGAGCTGTTGTACCGTACTCGTCAAACAGACAACCCATCGCCTGAACTAGAAGAAGCGTTGATGTTGACTATCGCCGGTATCGCGGCGGGTATGCGTAACACCGGATAA
- the argE gene encoding acetylornithine deacetylase — protein sequence MQIPDFIHVYRDLISTSSISSTDPTWDQGNEKVIEKLAGWFKDLDFEVEVIEVAPGKHNMVAKKGQGTGGLLLSGHSDTVPFDEGQWSFNPHQLTESNNRFYGLGTADMKGFFAFIIEAVKKVDWSKQTKPLYVLATCDEETTMLGARHFTQLCQADDAPYQPDHCIIGEPTSLKPIRGHKGHVANAVRVTGKSGHSSDPALGVNAIEIMHEVLFALMQLRDKLIKEYHHPGFAIPSPTLNLGHIHGGDSANRICGCCELHYDVRPLPGISLDGLDNMLRSALKEVQAKWPGRVDITPLHEAIPGYECSHDHPFITDMEQICEMPSETVNYCTEAPFLQDVCPTLVLGPGSIDQAHQPDEFLAFEFIDPTIKVLSKSIHQFCF from the coding sequence ATGCAAATCCCTGACTTCATTCATGTCTATCGTGACCTAATTTCGACGTCATCAATAAGCTCTACAGATCCAACTTGGGATCAAGGTAACGAGAAAGTTATCGAAAAACTGGCGGGATGGTTTAAAGACCTCGATTTTGAGGTGGAAGTGATTGAAGTGGCACCAGGAAAACACAATATGGTGGCCAAAAAAGGTCAAGGCACTGGCGGTTTACTATTATCAGGTCACTCTGACACCGTGCCGTTTGATGAAGGGCAATGGAGCTTTAATCCGCATCAGTTAACCGAATCAAATAATCGTTTTTATGGTTTGGGCACCGCTGATATGAAGGGCTTTTTTGCTTTTATTATTGAAGCGGTAAAGAAAGTCGATTGGAGCAAACAAACTAAACCACTGTATGTTTTGGCAACGTGTGACGAAGAAACCACCATGCTCGGCGCACGTCATTTTACTCAATTATGCCAAGCCGATGATGCGCCGTATCAACCGGATCACTGTATTATTGGCGAGCCCACCAGCTTAAAACCGATCCGAGGCCATAAAGGTCATGTGGCTAATGCGGTGCGTGTAACCGGAAAATCCGGCCACTCTTCTGATCCAGCACTGGGGGTGAACGCAATTGAAATTATGCATGAAGTGTTATTTGCTTTAATGCAACTTCGTGACAAGTTAATCAAAGAATATCACCACCCAGGATTTGCTATTCCAAGCCCAACCTTAAACTTAGGTCATATTCATGGCGGTGACAGTGCGAACCGAATTTGTGGTTGCTGCGAGCTGCATTACGATGTTCGCCCACTGCCGGGGATCAGCTTAGATGGGCTCGACAATATGTTGCGCTCGGCGTTAAAAGAAGTGCAAGCCAAATGGCCAGGACGAGTAGACATCACCCCACTGCATGAAGCAATTCCAGGTTATGAATGCTCACATGACCATCCATTTATTACCGATATGGAGCAGATATGTGAGATGCCTTCCGAAACCGTCAATTACTGTACTGAAGCGCCATTTTTACAAGATGTGTGTCCAACCTTAGTGTTGGGGCCGGGTTCTATTGACCAAGCACACCAACCAGACGAATTTTTAGCCTTTGAGTTTATTGACCCAACCATCAAAGTTTTGTCAAAATCAATTCACCAGTTTTGTTTTTAA
- a CDS encoding type II toxin-antitoxin system RelE/ParE family toxin — MQVKWLKNALLNLEHYADYLNEHNPQAARHFVKEIHDLTELLKDNPSMGRAGRIFGTRELILQKFPYLIPYRVKDNCIEILRVFPTNMSQPDFS; from the coding sequence ATGCAGGTTAAATGGCTAAAAAATGCATTACTAAACCTAGAACATTACGCGGATTACTTAAACGAACATAATCCTCAAGCTGCAAGACATTTTGTTAAAGAAATACACGATTTAACCGAGCTCCTCAAAGATAATCCATCAATGGGACGAGCAGGAAGAATATTTGGCACTAGAGAGCTTATTTTACAGAAATTTCCTTACCTAATACCTTATCGAGTAAAAGATAATTGCATTGAAATATTGCGAGTATTCCCTACCAATATGTCTCAACCGGACTTTTCGTAA
- a CDS encoding bifunctional aspartate kinase/homoserine dehydrogenase II has product MSTARQLHKFGGSSLANPECYKRVANILREYSNQSDLIVVSAAGSTTNRLIDWLAALEKDGRIAHEILQQLRQFQVDLVESLLPAEAAQPLLDLLHHEFLELSEITAPVNVVERCDALGHGEVWSSRLLSALLCHLDMEAVQLDSRRFLRAERGAQPEVDRARSLPLLKERLAQHGKIRIVITGFMARNDAGETVLLGRNGSDYSATVIGVLAEVTRVTIWSDVAGVFSADPRKVSDACLLPLLRLDEASELARLAAPVLHSRTLQPVAQSAMDLSLRCSYQPECGSTRIERVLASGRGAKIITSIEEVLMVQIHFGAGHDFERLQLDVMRSLARAQLQPLAMESQPDQGCLLLAYTQEIAGDALSYLQDIAVGAEIKLKEGYSMVAAVGAGVTSNANHCYGFYQQLKDAPVEFVSAADSGLSLVAILRRTDVASIVAGVHSQLFQAQKRVAIALCGKGNIGSSWLALFESQQAELEKRSGMSFDLVAVVDSQTYWLDLNGITPKDALAQFEDESISNDGGTWLDTLAHQTRYDEVVVMDVTASALLADQYERIAEQGMHLICANKIAGASSSVRYHAIKDAFQKTGRHWLYNATVGAGLPVNYAIHDLRDSGDEITAISGIFSGTLSWLFQQFDGSIPFSDLVDLAWQQGLTEPDPRSDLDGSDVMRKLVILAREAGFTIEPEDVKVESLVPQELQHLSTDDFFDYGALLNERLTERLEKAQADGKVLRYVARLNRDGKATVGVEALNPEHALANLLPCDNIFAIESHWYKENPLVIRGPGAGKMVTAGALQSDLNRLSILL; this is encoded by the coding sequence ATGAGCACGGCTCGTCAATTACACAAATTTGGAGGCAGCAGTTTAGCTAATCCCGAATGTTATAAACGCGTGGCAAATATTTTGCGCGAATACTCCAATCAATCGGATTTAATTGTTGTATCAGCGGCGGGCAGTACCACCAATCGATTGATTGATTGGTTAGCAGCATTGGAAAAAGATGGTCGAATTGCCCACGAAATTCTACAACAGTTACGTCAATTTCAAGTGGATCTGGTTGAGTCATTATTACCGGCAGAAGCCGCACAACCGTTATTGGATTTATTGCATCATGAGTTCTTAGAATTAAGTGAGATCACCGCGCCAGTTAATGTTGTTGAGCGCTGTGATGCTCTCGGTCATGGTGAGGTGTGGTCTTCGCGTCTATTAAGTGCCTTGCTATGTCATTTAGATATGGAAGCGGTGCAATTGGATTCTCGTCGCTTCTTACGCGCAGAACGTGGTGCTCAACCAGAAGTCGATCGCGCTCGCTCGTTACCTTTGCTTAAAGAGCGCCTAGCGCAGCACGGAAAAATTCGTATCGTGATCACCGGCTTTATGGCGCGTAACGATGCGGGTGAAACTGTGTTATTAGGGCGTAATGGTTCCGATTATTCAGCCACTGTGATTGGCGTACTAGCCGAAGTGACACGCGTGACCATTTGGAGTGATGTCGCAGGTGTGTTTAGCGCCGACCCGCGTAAAGTCTCTGATGCGTGTTTATTGCCTTTGCTGCGTCTAGATGAAGCCAGTGAGCTTGCTCGTCTTGCTGCGCCAGTACTGCATAGCCGAACACTGCAACCGGTAGCACAAAGCGCGATGGATTTAAGCCTGCGTTGCAGTTACCAACCAGAATGTGGCTCAACTCGAATTGAGCGTGTATTAGCTTCTGGTCGTGGTGCCAAAATTATCACTTCGATTGAAGAAGTATTAATGGTGCAAATTCATTTTGGCGCAGGACATGATTTTGAACGTTTGCAGTTAGATGTGATGCGTTCATTAGCTCGCGCACAATTACAACCCTTAGCAATGGAATCACAGCCTGATCAAGGTTGCTTGCTGCTGGCGTATACGCAAGAAATTGCCGGAGATGCGTTAAGTTACTTGCAAGATATCGCGGTTGGCGCAGAAATTAAGCTAAAAGAAGGCTACTCAATGGTGGCTGCTGTTGGCGCTGGCGTGACCAGTAATGCCAATCATTGTTATGGCTTCTATCAACAATTAAAAGATGCCCCTGTGGAGTTCGTCTCTGCCGCAGATTCAGGCTTGAGTTTAGTTGCCATTTTACGTCGCACAGATGTCGCAAGTATTGTTGCTGGTGTGCATTCTCAACTGTTCCAAGCACAAAAACGTGTCGCGATTGCATTGTGTGGTAAAGGTAATATTGGCTCTAGTTGGTTGGCTCTATTTGAAAGCCAACAAGCGGAATTAGAAAAACGCAGCGGCATGAGTTTTGATTTAGTAGCAGTGGTTGATAGTCAAACCTACTGGCTCGATCTCAATGGCATTACCCCAAAAGATGCACTGGCTCAATTTGAAGATGAGAGTATCAGTAATGATGGTGGCACTTGGTTAGACACGCTGGCCCACCAAACACGCTACGATGAAGTGGTGGTGATGGATGTCACTGCCAGCGCTTTGTTAGCCGATCAATATGAACGAATTGCCGAACAAGGTATGCACCTGATTTGCGCCAATAAAATCGCCGGTGCATCAAGCTCGGTTCGTTATCATGCCATCAAAGATGCGTTCCAAAAAACCGGACGTCATTGGTTGTATAACGCCACCGTGGGGGCAGGTTTGCCAGTCAACTATGCCATTCATGATCTGCGTGATAGTGGTGATGAAATTACCGCTATTTCGGGCATTTTTTCCGGTACATTATCTTGGTTGTTCCAGCAATTTGATGGCTCAATTCCGTTTAGTGATTTAGTTGATTTGGCGTGGCAACAAGGGTTAACCGAACCGGATCCTCGCTCAGATTTAGATGGTTCTGATGTGATGCGTAAATTAGTGATCCTTGCCCGCGAAGCTGGATTTACCATTGAACCTGAAGATGTCAAAGTTGAGTCTTTGGTGCCGCAAGAGTTGCAACATCTTTCAACCGATGATTTTTTCGATTACGGCGCATTGCTTAATGAGCGTTTAACCGAACGTTTGGAAAAAGCCCAAGCGGATGGAAAGGTGCTGCGTTATGTGGCGCGTTTAAATCGAGATGGCAAAGCGACGGTTGGTGTTGAGGCATTAAATCCTGAACATGCGCTGGCGAACTTATTGCCATGTGACAATATCTTTGCAATAGAAAGCCATTGGTATAAAGAAAATCCGTTGGTTATTCGTGGCCCAGGTGCTGGAAAAATGGTGACAGCAGGTGCATTGCAATCGGATTTGAATCGACTGTCGATTTTGTTGTAA
- the argC gene encoding N-acetyl-gamma-glutamyl-phosphate reductase codes for MLKAAIVGASGYTGAELALMVNKHPELTLSGLYVSANSVDAGKPICELHGKLQGIIDMPVQPLTSVEEVAQQCDVVFLATAHEVSHDLAPTFLENNCVVLDLSGAYRVLSEGFYPQYYGFEHTHSKWLDKAVYGLAEWNEAAIVGADLIAVPGCYPTASQLAIKPLIESNLLDDTQWPVINATSGVTGAGRKATMTNSFCEVSLQAYGVFTHRHQPEISSHLGREVIFTPHLGNFKRGILATITMKLADGVNQQQIAAAFEQAYQGKPIVRLQQDLPKLQNVENTPFCDIGWKVQGQHVIVVSAIDNLLKGASSQAMQCLNIRYGFPMLTSLL; via the coding sequence ATGTTAAAAGCGGCAATTGTTGGTGCAAGTGGTTATACCGGAGCTGAGCTCGCGTTAATGGTGAACAAACATCCTGAACTTACGCTATCAGGTTTATACGTTTCTGCCAACAGTGTCGATGCCGGCAAACCAATTTGCGAGCTACACGGTAAATTACAAGGCATTATCGATATGCCGGTGCAACCTTTAACCTCGGTAGAAGAGGTGGCTCAGCAATGTGATGTGGTTTTCCTCGCCACTGCCCATGAAGTGAGTCACGACTTAGCGCCGACTTTTCTGGAAAATAATTGTGTGGTGCTCGATTTATCCGGTGCTTATCGGGTTCTGTCTGAAGGCTTTTATCCCCAATATTATGGTTTTGAGCACACTCATTCAAAGTGGTTAGATAAAGCGGTTTACGGTTTGGCGGAATGGAATGAAGCGGCGATTGTTGGTGCTGATTTAATCGCCGTTCCTGGTTGTTACCCAACCGCGTCTCAATTGGCGATCAAACCATTAATTGAATCAAACTTACTCGACGATACTCAGTGGCCGGTGATCAATGCCACCAGCGGTGTGACCGGAGCCGGTCGTAAAGCCACGATGACCAATAGTTTTTGCGAAGTGAGTTTGCAAGCTTATGGCGTATTTACTCACCGTCATCAGCCTGAGATTTCTAGTCATCTTGGGCGTGAGGTTATTTTTACTCCGCATTTAGGTAATTTCAAACGCGGCATTTTGGCCACCATTACCATGAAACTGGCTGATGGGGTTAATCAGCAACAAATCGCTGCGGCGTTCGAACAAGCATATCAAGGCAAGCCGATTGTGCGTTTACAACAAGATTTACCGAAATTACAAAATGTTGAGAATACCCCGTTTTGCGATATCGGTTGGAAAGTACAAGGGCAGCATGTGATTGTGGTATCGGCTATTGATAATCTACTCAAAGGTGCCTCTAGCCAAGCGATGCAATGTCTGAATATTCGTTATGGTTTCCCAATGTTAACCTCATTGCTTTAG
- a CDS encoding CopG family ribbon-helix-helix protein yields MPSMSVRIPEEVEKKLAILAKSTGRTKSWITNQAIQSYLDRELWQVNEIKKAISEADSGQFSTDSEVKKVFSKWGVDAG; encoded by the coding sequence ATGCCGTCTATGTCTGTTAGGATCCCTGAAGAAGTAGAAAAGAAATTAGCCATTCTTGCTAAATCAACAGGGCGAACCAAATCGTGGATAACAAATCAAGCGATTCAAAGTTATTTAGATCGTGAACTTTGGCAGGTCAATGAAATCAAAAAAGCCATTAGCGAAGCTGACTCCGGACAATTCTCTACTGATAGTGAAGTGAAAAAGGTTTTCTCTAAGTGGGGCGTGGATGCAGGTTAA
- the metF gene encoding methylenetetrahydrofolate reductase: MSYSHAGHIDALNHNVADLAGKINVSFEFFPPSSEKMEETLWSSIHRLKTLQPKFVSVTYGANSGERDRTHSIIKEIKDQTGLIAAPHLTCIDASRDELKTIAKDYWNNGIRDIVALRGDLPQSGGKPDMYASDLVELLKGVADFDISVAAYPEVHPEAKNAQADLINLKRKVDAGANRAITQFFFDVESYLRFRDRCVTAGIDVEIIPGILPVSNYKQAKRFADMTNVRIPSWMAKQYEGLDDDPVTRQMVGASQAIDMVRTLSREGVKDFHFYTLNRSEMTYALCHTLGVRP; encoded by the coding sequence ATGAGCTATTCACACGCAGGTCATATTGACGCACTTAATCACAACGTTGCCGATCTGGCAGGCAAGATTAACGTTTCTTTTGAGTTTTTTCCGCCAAGCAGTGAAAAAATGGAAGAAACACTTTGGAGTTCTATCCATCGCCTAAAAACGCTACAACCTAAGTTTGTTTCAGTGACTTACGGTGCCAACTCTGGCGAGCGTGATCGTACCCACTCCATCATTAAAGAAATCAAAGATCAAACCGGTCTGATTGCCGCGCCGCATTTAACCTGTATCGATGCTAGCCGCGATGAATTAAAAACCATAGCTAAAGACTACTGGAACAACGGTATTCGCGATATCGTGGCGCTGCGTGGCGATTTACCGCAATCGGGTGGCAAGCCAGACATGTATGCTTCTGACTTAGTTGAATTACTAAAAGGGGTGGCAGATTTTGATATTTCGGTTGCCGCTTACCCAGAAGTACATCCAGAAGCTAAAAATGCTCAAGCGGACTTGATCAACCTTAAACGCAAAGTCGATGCCGGAGCGAACCGCGCCATTACCCAATTCTTCTTCGATGTGGAAAGCTACTTACGCTTTCGCGACCGCTGCGTAACTGCCGGCATTGATGTTGAAATCATCCCAGGCATTTTGCCCGTTTCAAACTACAAACAAGCCAAACGTTTTGCCGACATGACCAATGTGCGTATTCCAAGCTGGATGGCAAAACAATACGAAGGCTTGGATGATGATCCCGTCACACGTCAAATGGTCGGTGCCAGTCAAGCGATTGATATGGTGCGAACCCTAAGTCGTGAAGGAGTCAAAGACTTCCATTTCTATACGCTAAACCGTTCTGAAATGACCTATGCGTTGTGTCATACGCTAGGGGTTCGTCCTTAG
- a CDS encoding PadR family transcriptional regulator has product MSLPHVILTILSQKEATGYDITKAFSQQAGQYWKASHQQVYRELSKMLAKEWVTCEELLQVGKPDKKVYAITPYGSKALEMWFELPMSHTELRDEFSAKLMACTVQSPQPLIEQLERLIPENEALLLHYQQLDARYSLQSTLSASLRLERLTVRRNLIERQSWLTWAIDVKQELESILTKRLA; this is encoded by the coding sequence ATGTCTTTACCGCACGTCATTTTAACTATCTTGAGCCAAAAAGAAGCCACAGGATACGATATAACCAAAGCCTTCTCGCAACAGGCCGGACAATACTGGAAAGCCAGTCATCAACAGGTGTATCGAGAGCTCAGTAAAATGCTGGCCAAGGAATGGGTGACTTGTGAAGAATTATTGCAAGTCGGTAAGCCAGATAAAAAAGTGTACGCCATCACCCCTTATGGCAGTAAAGCATTAGAAATGTGGTTTGAACTGCCAATGTCACACACCGAATTACGCGATGAATTCAGTGCCAAGCTAATGGCCTGCACGGTACAATCCCCGCAACCATTAATAGAGCAACTCGAGCGTTTGATCCCCGAAAACGAAGCGCTGCTCCTCCATTATCAACAACTCGACGCCCGCTACTCGCTACAATCCACATTATCGGCTTCATTGCGTTTAGAACGCCTCACCGTGCGCCGCAACCTGATTGAACGCCAATCATGGCTAACATGGGCGATAGATGTGAAGCAGGAATTAGAGTCGATATTGACTAAAAGATTGGCGTAA